The Candidatus Nanohalovita haloferacivicina genome has a window encoding:
- a CDS encoding chromosome segregation SMC family protein, whose translation MAAETETVQKEDEGRKAQTKINKVTCKGFKSFQRKTSIPFYKGLTAVVGENGNGKSNILDAISFVFGKRSSQLRAEKLEQLIFNGGDSRTAADYAHVTVYLDNSSGVFDEYIEDEEEESPEEVTVGRKITRAGSSMYKFQGTNCKRSKIDEISRKAGIDPDGYHFVRQGQITEIVEQSPKARREIIDELSGVKEFDDKKDEAMEELEEVEQKLQEQEILLDEKKQYLDNLEDQKDAAIKYRELDERKDKLEASILEVRKRALSNQLANINTDTSEKKEKIEQLEEDLEEIDEEIDEKQDRIEEIEESQGGDNDIQHLQNRIEKKEGKIENKRDKIKDLEETIKELKRMKSSRSTGSKAVDAVLNLDNDSVNGMFQDLISYEDRFATAIQTAAGGHMNDVVVEDKQTSVDMINYLKRENIGRARFLPLDKIKDRSKSAKSQMAKKRKGVIGYASELVDNNSKFDKAISNVFSDTLIAEDLDSVKDINGVRVVTLDGDIMSRGGAMTGGKKKRSRSSSSSSSSSRLDPKKKEKEKEELEDEIKDLQKDIAELKNMKERKEEEQETDEELREEKKQLRDDLQELRDERQEKYSEVQKLKSKVDSVGQKKANLKAELENVKEDLEDFEYDDDELSLEASPEDLKKKKKKIVRKQNGMGPVNMRAIDEYKEKKEEFEEFKEKVSEIRQEKLEIEDWIEEIESEKRERFMDTLEDIQASFTRIFEKLFEGGEGKLVLEDDDINKGLQFKVAPPGKDPHIISSLSGGEKTMTAISFIFAILEYEESPFYIMDEIDAALDKDNSRKLSELLKDYAEDNQFIVISHNDITVRHAERAYGVSMRDGVTKMRSIELDA comes from the coding sequence ATGGCCGCAGAAACAGAAACCGTGCAGAAAGAAGATGAAGGCAGGAAGGCCCAGACAAAGATCAACAAGGTCACCTGTAAAGGATTCAAGAGCTTCCAGAGAAAAACCTCCATACCATTCTACAAAGGCCTTACAGCCGTAGTAGGAGAGAACGGAAACGGAAAATCCAACATTCTGGACGCAATAAGTTTTGTATTCGGAAAAAGATCTTCACAGCTGCGAGCCGAAAAACTTGAACAACTCATATTCAACGGCGGCGACAGTAGAACAGCGGCAGACTACGCACATGTAACAGTATACCTGGACAATTCTTCCGGAGTATTCGACGAATACATCGAAGACGAAGAAGAGGAAAGTCCTGAAGAAGTAACTGTAGGCCGGAAAATCACGAGGGCCGGATCCTCAATGTACAAGTTCCAGGGCACAAACTGCAAAAGAAGCAAGATAGATGAAATATCAAGAAAAGCAGGAATCGACCCAGATGGATACCACTTTGTAAGACAGGGCCAGATCACAGAGATCGTGGAACAAAGCCCAAAGGCCCGTAGAGAAATAATAGATGAGCTCTCAGGAGTAAAGGAGTTCGACGACAAGAAAGACGAGGCCATGGAAGAGCTCGAGGAAGTAGAGCAAAAACTTCAGGAACAGGAAATACTTCTTGACGAGAAAAAACAGTACCTTGACAACCTGGAAGACCAGAAAGATGCCGCAATAAAATATAGAGAACTGGATGAGAGAAAAGACAAGCTTGAGGCCTCCATACTTGAAGTAAGAAAAAGAGCTCTCTCCAACCAGCTTGCAAATATCAATACAGATACCTCGGAGAAGAAGGAGAAAATTGAACAGCTTGAAGAAGACCTTGAAGAGATTGACGAGGAAATCGACGAGAAACAGGATAGAATAGAGGAGATAGAGGAGAGTCAGGGAGGAGACAACGACATCCAGCACCTCCAGAACAGAATTGAGAAAAAGGAAGGCAAGATCGAGAACAAGAGAGATAAGATCAAGGACCTGGAGGAAACAATCAAAGAACTGAAGCGAATGAAAAGCAGCCGCAGCACAGGTTCAAAGGCCGTTGATGCAGTACTGAATCTGGACAACGATTCTGTAAACGGCATGTTCCAGGACCTGATCTCATACGAAGACAGATTTGCCACGGCAATCCAGACAGCAGCAGGAGGCCACATGAACGACGTGGTTGTAGAGGACAAACAGACCTCCGTCGACATGATCAACTACCTGAAAAGAGAAAACATCGGAAGAGCAAGATTCCTCCCGCTGGACAAGATCAAGGACAGATCCAAGTCCGCAAAATCCCAGATGGCCAAGAAAAGAAAAGGAGTAATCGGATACGCATCCGAACTAGTTGACAACAACTCAAAATTCGACAAGGCTATCAGCAACGTATTCTCAGATACTCTAATTGCAGAAGACCTCGACTCAGTAAAAGATATTAACGGTGTAAGAGTCGTAACTCTTGACGGAGACATTATGAGCCGTGGAGGAGCCATGACAGGAGGTAAAAAGAAAAGAAGCCGATCCAGCTCCAGCAGCTCCTCCTCCAGCAGACTTGATCCAAAGAAAAAAGAGAAAGAAAAAGAGGAACTCGAAGACGAGATTAAAGACCTGCAGAAAGACATTGCCGAGCTCAAAAACATGAAGGAAAGAAAAGAAGAGGAACAGGAAACCGATGAAGAACTACGAGAAGAGAAAAAGCAGCTACGAGACGATCTTCAGGAGCTACGGGATGAAAGACAGGAGAAATACTCAGAAGTACAGAAACTGAAAAGCAAAGTCGACAGCGTAGGCCAGAAAAAGGCCAACCTGAAAGCAGAGCTTGAAAATGTAAAAGAAGATCTTGAAGACTTCGAATACGATGATGACGAGCTCTCACTGGAGGCCTCCCCGGAAGACCTGAAGAAGAAAAAGAAGAAGATTGTCAGAAAACAGAACGGGATGGGCCCGGTTAACATGCGTGCGATCGACGAATACAAAGAGAAAAAAGAGGAATTCGAAGAATTCAAGGAGAAAGTCTCGGAGATCAGACAGGAAAAGCTGGAGATTGAGGACTGGATAGAGGAAATCGAGTCAGAGAAAAGAGAAAGATTCATGGACACTCTGGAAGACATCCAGGCCAGCTTCACGCGAATATTCGAGAAACTTTTCGAGGGCGGCGAAGGAAAACTTGTGCTGGAAGACGACGACATCAACAAAGGCCTACAGTTCAAGGTCGCACCACCAGGAAAAGACCCTCACATTATCTCATCGCTCTCAGGAGGCGAGAAGACCATGACCGCAATCTCATTCATCTTCGCGATCCTGGAATACGAGGAAAGTCCTTTCTACATCATGGACGAGATCGATGCAGCCCTCGACAAAGACAACTCCAGAAAACTCTCAGAACTCCTGAAAGACTACGCAGAAGACAACCAGTTCATAGTCATCAGCCACAACGACATCACAGTAAGACACGCAGAAAGGGCCTATGGAGTATCAATGCGTGATGGCGTAACAAAGATGAGAAGTATCGAGCTAGATGCCTGA
- the aspS gene encoding aspartate--tRNA(Asn) ligase produces the protein MIERTYTNEVTADQDGETVAVSGWAHEIRDLGGITFVILRDRKGQIQLTFKEDENEELFENAQNIGKEDVIWAKGVVQSNDQAPGDRELHPEELKIIGEAESPLPMDISSEVESEMSTRMDNRFMDLRRPEKHAIFSLRSHLLDAMENWFDNNDYINIQTPTIAKMGAEGGAELFPVVYYGEEAFLSQSPQLYKQMLMAAGFDKVYETGTAFRAEEFATSRHVSEISMFDVELAFIDSQDDVMDVLEESLQHTLQKVEKKAAAELETLGVDLTVPEEDFPRISFEEAREILKEEYDHEPEDPEDLDTKGEKLLGEHFEEKGHPAFFVIGYPGEKFYYMEAREGDKYSSRRFDFIYKGLELASGGQREHDMERLMAAIEEEGIDPEDISFYLESFKFGMPPHGGYGLGIDRLVKQVADLDNVKEAILFPRTPERLTP, from the coding sequence ATGATTGAAAGAACCTACACCAACGAAGTTACAGCCGATCAGGACGGCGAGACAGTCGCTGTATCCGGATGGGCTCACGAGATTCGAGATCTCGGAGGAATCACATTCGTAATCCTGCGAGACAGAAAAGGCCAGATCCAGCTAACATTCAAAGAAGACGAAAACGAGGAACTCTTCGAGAATGCGCAGAATATCGGAAAAGAAGACGTTATCTGGGCCAAAGGTGTAGTACAGTCAAATGATCAGGCTCCTGGAGACAGAGAACTCCACCCTGAAGAACTCAAAATAATCGGAGAAGCAGAATCACCTCTTCCAATGGACATCTCCAGCGAAGTAGAATCAGAAATGTCCACAAGAATGGACAACAGATTCATGGATCTCAGAAGACCTGAGAAACACGCAATCTTCTCACTGAGATCACACCTACTAGACGCAATGGAGAACTGGTTCGACAACAACGACTACATCAACATTCAGACACCTACAATCGCAAAAATGGGTGCAGAAGGAGGAGCCGAACTCTTCCCAGTAGTCTACTACGGAGAAGAAGCCTTCCTAAGCCAGAGCCCGCAGCTATACAAGCAAATGCTGATGGCAGCAGGATTCGACAAAGTATATGAAACAGGAACAGCATTCAGAGCAGAAGAATTCGCAACAAGCCGCCACGTATCAGAAATCTCCATGTTCGACGTCGAACTCGCATTTATCGACAGCCAAGACGACGTAATGGACGTACTCGAAGAATCACTCCAACACACACTGCAGAAAGTAGAGAAAAAAGCCGCAGCCGAACTGGAAACACTGGGAGTCGACCTGACAGTACCTGAAGAAGACTTCCCAAGAATCAGCTTCGAAGAGGCCCGAGAAATCCTCAAAGAAGAATACGACCACGAACCAGAAGACCCAGAAGACCTTGACACCAAAGGAGAAAAACTTCTAGGCGAACACTTCGAAGAAAAAGGCCATCCAGCATTCTTCGTCATCGGCTACCCAGGAGAAAAATTCTACTACATGGAAGCCCGTGAAGGAGACAAATACAGCTCCAGAAGATTCGACTTCATCTACAAAGGCCTTGAACTAGCATCAGGAGGACAGAGAGAACACGACATGGAAAGACTGATGGCCGCAATCGAAGAAGAAGGTATCGACCCAGAAGACATCAGCTTCTACCTCGAAAGCTTCAAGTTCGGAATGCCGCCACACGGAGGATACGGCCTCGGAATCGACAGACTTGTCAAACAGGTCGCAGACCTCGACAACGTCAAAGAAGCAATACTATTCCCAAGAACACCGGAGAGACTAACTCCATAA
- a CDS encoding hydrogenase/urease maturation nickel metallochaperone HypA, giving the protein MQKLGNILINVMQELSRTSTNGEAHIEVNSSVCSPEQFETLFGYFTQGTILERIDLEVENIDPVVTCGCGFTEKAEEDHDGYTKCPECGRFAEIRDPAYNIVSPSPESVGERQSIRFS; this is encoded by the coding sequence ATGCAGAAGCTTGGAAACATACTAATTAACGTAATGCAGGAATTATCTCGAACCTCCACGAACGGAGAGGCCCATATCGAAGTTAACAGTAGCGTCTGCAGCCCTGAACAGTTTGAAACACTTTTCGGATACTTTACACAGGGCACAATTCTTGAAAGAATCGATCTAGAAGTTGAGAACATCGATCCTGTCGTAACTTGCGGCTGCGGATTCACGGAGAAAGCAGAGGAAGATCACGACGGATACACCAAATGTCCGGAATGCGGAAGATTTGCAGAGATCAGAGATCCGGCATACAACATTGTAAGCCCAAGCCCAGAAAGCGTTGGCGAAAGACAGAGCATCAGATTCTCATAG
- the rnhB gene encoding ribonuclease HII, translating to MAKVLGIDEAGRGPVIGSMFVGGFLIEENDIEKIEELGVKDSKKLSEKKRESIRDQLEEYGEAFLKEVTAEEIDELRGVMSLNEIEVKAFTDVIGRTEADKVIVDLPEPNAERFINKLKDQLPDRFGGVEFVAEHGADDTFPVVSAASIVAKSARETHIEELKQKYGYDFASGYPHDSPTTEFLEKYVEEKGELPPETRKSWSTAERILKEASQKGLGDF from the coding sequence ATGGCCAAGGTTCTAGGAATCGACGAGGCAGGAAGAGGCCCAGTAATAGGCTCAATGTTTGTAGGAGGGTTTCTGATAGAGGAAAATGATATTGAGAAAATTGAAGAGCTAGGAGTAAAGGATTCGAAAAAGCTCTCTGAGAAGAAAAGAGAATCAATCAGAGATCAACTTGAAGAGTATGGAGAGGCCTTCCTGAAAGAGGTTACTGCTGAGGAAATAGATGAGCTTAGAGGAGTAATGTCGTTAAATGAGATAGAAGTCAAGGCCTTTACTGATGTTATTGGAAGGACTGAGGCTGATAAGGTGATTGTTGATCTGCCGGAGCCGAATGCTGAGAGGTTTATCAACAAGTTGAAGGATCAGCTTCCTGATCGTTTTGGAGGTGTGGAGTTTGTTGCAGAGCACGGTGCTGACGATACTTTTCCGGTTGTCTCCGCGGCCTCTATTGTTGCAAAGTCTGCGAGAGAGACCCACATCGAGGAATTGAAGCAGAAGTATGGCTATGATTTTGCGTCCGGTTATCCGCATGATTCTCCTACTACAGAGTTTCTGGAGAAGTATGTCGAGGAGAAAGGAGAGCTTCCTCCGGAGACCAGGAAATCCTGGAGTACTGCTGAGAGAATTTTGAAGGAGGCCTCACAGAAAGGCCTTGGAGACTTTTGA
- the endA gene encoding tRNA-intron lyase: protein MITAKITDSSVKVWDEEDAEEVHSEKYYGKLMDDGRLELSFSEAFHLFERDEIEIEDESGEGLEREEVFQKFCDIDEEFDQKYTVYSDLRERGYIVKSGFKFGSHFRVYPRGVNPYAEGEKRDRQHTKYLVHAVPENHTMSFQEMSRAARLAQNVRATMLWGVVDSENDVTYYEVERTTL from the coding sequence ATGATTACCGCAAAAATTACTGACAGTTCTGTCAAGGTATGGGATGAAGAAGATGCCGAGGAAGTTCACAGCGAGAAATACTATGGGAAGCTGATGGATGATGGCCGTCTGGAGCTTTCTTTTTCCGAGGCCTTTCATCTTTTTGAGAGAGATGAGATCGAGATTGAGGATGAGTCAGGTGAAGGCCTTGAAAGAGAGGAGGTTTTCCAGAAGTTCTGTGATATCGATGAGGAGTTCGATCAGAAGTATACTGTTTACTCCGATCTCCGTGAGAGAGGTTATATTGTGAAGAGCGGTTTCAAGTTCGGATCTCATTTCAGAGTTTATCCGCGAGGTGTTAATCCTTATGCAGAAGGTGAGAAGAGGGATAGGCAGCACACAAAGTATCTTGTTCATGCTGTTCCCGAGAATCATACAATGAGTTTCCAGGAGATGTCTCGTGCAGCTAGACTTGCTCAGAATGTCCGGGCGACAATGCTCTGGGGAGTAGTTGACTCAGAGAACGACGTCACTTACTACGAAGTTGAAAGAACAACTCTCTAG
- a CDS encoding rhomboid family intramembrane serine protease → MGECSKCGKKAMTFTCRYCNDKFCSEHRLPENHDCEGLEKGVKQEKEETRKWFEEKKLKQETHKGQPKRPKSSLARDAVRTIKNNATYGIIAVTVLSFLLQASTAYVNFMQLSPALSQAAVDAINAATGQQMLNSTLIKQPWTLLTVMLLHSGFFHLFANMVTFYFFGSVVEKTIGSRETLKIYVISGLAASIGFVLFRNILYYMYGPTVGGMPTLSPAVGASGAVIAFLGIVAMLYPEAEVLLYFFIPMKIRTAVLAFGGLEAINLLFKLGGVTLPVIGFFASSAHLTGLLVGLWYGKKLKERYGRKNSFFEVARF, encoded by the coding sequence ATGGGCGAGTGCTCGAAATGTGGAAAGAAAGCGATGACATTTACATGTCGCTACTGTAATGATAAGTTCTGTTCAGAGCACCGTCTTCCTGAGAACCACGACTGTGAAGGCCTTGAGAAAGGAGTTAAGCAGGAGAAGGAAGAGACTCGTAAATGGTTTGAGGAAAAGAAACTGAAACAGGAAACCCACAAAGGCCAGCCTAAGAGACCTAAATCATCGCTGGCAAGAGATGCAGTCAGAACGATCAAAAACAATGCCACTTACGGAATAATTGCAGTAACAGTACTATCATTTTTACTTCAGGCCTCGACAGCCTACGTCAACTTTATGCAGCTTTCACCAGCGCTATCTCAGGCTGCTGTCGATGCAATCAACGCAGCTACAGGCCAGCAGATGCTTAACAGCACGCTGATTAAACAGCCATGGACATTGCTGACAGTGATGCTATTGCACTCAGGCTTCTTCCACCTGTTCGCGAACATGGTGACGTTCTACTTTTTCGGATCAGTGGTAGAGAAAACAATCGGTTCCAGAGAAACACTGAAAATCTACGTAATATCAGGCCTGGCAGCAAGCATAGGATTCGTACTGTTCAGAAATATTCTGTACTACATGTACGGGCCTACAGTTGGAGGCATGCCTACCCTGAGTCCTGCTGTAGGAGCTTCAGGAGCAGTCATTGCATTCCTTGGAATTGTCGCAATGCTCTACCCAGAAGCCGAAGTTCTGCTGTACTTCTTTATCCCTATGAAGATTAGAACAGCAGTACTTGCATTTGGAGGCCTGGAAGCAATCAATCTCCTGTTCAAACTTGGAGGCGTAACCCTGCCAGTAATCGGTTTCTTCGCAAGCTCAGCCCACCTCACCGGACTGCTAGTAGGCCTGTGGTACGGCAAGAAACTGAAAGAGAGATATGGTAGAAAGAACAGTTTTTTTGAAGTTGCAAGATTCTAG
- the glyS gene encoding glycine--tRNA ligase, producing MSKSLTEKLSELSKRRGFFFQSSEAYGGAAGFQTFGPEGAEIKRNVENSWRETFSQSLGHREIEAPTIMPEAVFEASGHLDTFDDMIIECPECGTSSRADHLVEDNTEIDEAEAFSNKKIEELIKEHNLVCPSCGEELTGVKVEDFNLMFETSIGPGSGQPGYLRPETAQGIFVEFPRLKEYARNQLPFGITQIGKAYRNEISPRKGLVRVRELTQAELEHFIDPDEDRPPIEDVEDVELKLYSRKEQDKEDGKAVKMTVKEAVDDEVVESDWIAYYLGIAKQWYESIGIDMERFRFRQHQNDELSHYASDCWDAESHVDGDWIEITGFAYRGCYDLKKHNQYSRDDYTIFKEYDEPKTVEKNTVSPDMGYLGPEFGDKAGKIKEKLEALAEEEPEAFEADKVLVEVDGEEYAVPSDKCNFSVEKVTENGEHILPQVVEPSFGIDRIVYTVLAHAFDEDEVDDEKRTVLHLSESVAPTEVAVFPLMDKEGLGEKARDVADMLRDQGFSVKYDDTGNIGKRYRRQDEVGTPVCVTVDYETLEEDPETVTVRDRDSTEQERVEISKLAEYL from the coding sequence ATGAGCAAGTCCCTTACGGAAAAGCTTTCTGAGCTATCGAAGAGGAGAGGTTTCTTCTTCCAGAGTTCAGAGGCATACGGCGGTGCTGCAGGTTTCCAAACCTTCGGCCCAGAAGGAGCAGAAATCAAAAGAAACGTTGAGAACAGCTGGAGAGAAACTTTCTCACAGAGCCTGGGCCACAGAGAGATCGAGGCCCCGACAATCATGCCCGAGGCAGTTTTCGAGGCATCAGGCCACCTGGATACTTTCGACGACATGATAATCGAGTGTCCAGAATGTGGAACCTCCAGTAGAGCAGATCATCTGGTAGAAGACAATACTGAAATCGACGAGGCAGAGGCCTTCTCCAATAAGAAAATTGAAGAGCTGATCAAGGAACATAACCTTGTCTGCCCGAGCTGCGGCGAGGAGCTGACAGGAGTAAAGGTTGAAGACTTCAACTTGATGTTTGAAACCTCTATCGGTCCTGGAAGCGGCCAGCCAGGCTACCTCAGGCCAGAGACAGCTCAAGGTATCTTCGTCGAGTTTCCAAGACTGAAGGAGTACGCACGGAATCAGCTTCCATTCGGTATTACCCAGATAGGTAAGGCCTACAGGAACGAGATTTCGCCGAGAAAAGGCCTTGTAAGGGTTAGAGAGTTGACTCAGGCAGAGCTTGAGCACTTTATTGATCCTGACGAAGATAGGCCTCCGATAGAGGATGTCGAGGATGTAGAGCTGAAGCTTTACTCTCGCAAGGAGCAGGACAAGGAAGACGGCAAAGCTGTCAAGATGACAGTCAAAGAAGCTGTTGACGATGAGGTAGTTGAGTCCGACTGGATTGCATACTATCTCGGTATCGCAAAGCAGTGGTACGAGTCTATCGGCATCGATATGGAGCGTTTCCGTTTCAGACAGCATCAGAACGATGAGCTGTCCCACTACGCCTCTGATTGCTGGGATGCTGAATCTCATGTTGATGGTGACTGGATTGAGATCACCGGTTTCGCTTACAGAGGCTGCTACGACCTGAAAAAGCACAACCAGTACAGTCGTGACGACTACACCATCTTCAAAGAGTACGACGAGCCGAAGACAGTAGAGAAAAACACTGTCAGTCCAGACATGGGCTATTTAGGCCCAGAGTTCGGCGATAAAGCCGGAAAAATTAAGGAGAAACTGGAAGCCCTTGCTGAAGAAGAGCCTGAGGCCTTTGAGGCCGACAAGGTTCTTGTAGAGGTTGACGGCGAGGAATATGCTGTTCCTTCGGACAAGTGCAACTTCTCTGTTGAGAAAGTTACCGAGAACGGAGAGCACATCCTTCCTCAGGTAGTGGAGCCTTCATTCGGTATTGACAGAATTGTCTACACCGTTCTGGCCCACGCATTCGATGAGGACGAAGTAGACGATGAGAAGAGGACTGTGCTGCATCTTTCCGAGTCTGTTGCCCCGACAGAAGTTGCAGTCTTCCCTCTTATGGATAAGGAAGGCCTGGGAGAGAAGGCCAGAGACGTAGCTGACATGCTGAGAGATCAGGGATTCTCAGTCAAGTATGACGATACCGGAAACATCGGTAAGCGTTACAGAAGACAGGATGAAGTAGGTACACCTGTCTGTGTAACAGTCGACTATGAGACACTTGAGGAAGACCCAGAAACAGTAACAGTCAGAGACAGAGACTCCACAGAACAGGAACGTGTAGAGATCAGCAAACTAGCAGAATACCTCTAG
- a CDS encoding phosphoglycerate kinase yields MNSIEDIDVKGQKLLLRTDLNLPVEDGEPQKTVRFRRYLKTIEELSDRGAKTVIMAHQGRPGRNDFLSLEEHAEILSESMDKEVEFIPGFFGSELSNTVEEMQEGDVALIENVRFLSEELRNASPEQHAQDIFVNKMAPEFDIYVDDAFSAAHRSHGSMVGFTEKLDSYAGPVMKNELESCGKVRDEFENGLLVLGGEKPSDLIGIMEEMIESVDKVLMGGVPGELALMIQGHELGEKAEWIQEHGFDSKKDELKEMLENYNEKIILPEDVTTESGNYKVGEVPDEMTWDIGPETAENFAEEIRNAESVVMKGPMGAFEEHPEGTRKVVEAMAKSEAYTVLGGGHTSSLVQRFGYELEDFSHVSIAGGAFVRYLSGEKLAAVEALK; encoded by the coding sequence ATGAACTCTATAGAAGACATCGATGTAAAGGGCCAGAAACTACTTCTCAGAACAGATCTAAACCTTCCTGTAGAGGACGGAGAACCTCAGAAAACAGTAAGATTCAGGAGATATCTGAAAACAATTGAAGAACTATCTGACAGAGGAGCGAAAACAGTGATTATGGCCCATCAGGGAAGGCCTGGAAGAAACGACTTCCTATCTCTTGAAGAACACGCCGAAATACTCTCAGAATCAATGGATAAAGAAGTAGAATTTATTCCAGGTTTCTTCGGATCAGAACTATCCAATACTGTCGAAGAAATGCAGGAAGGAGATGTAGCGCTTATAGAAAATGTAAGATTTCTTTCAGAAGAACTCAGAAATGCATCTCCGGAACAACACGCTCAGGACATATTTGTGAACAAGATGGCTCCAGAATTTGATATCTACGTAGATGATGCATTCTCAGCAGCACACAGATCTCACGGATCTATGGTGGGATTCACAGAAAAACTTGATTCATACGCAGGTCCTGTCATGAAAAACGAACTGGAAAGCTGCGGAAAAGTCCGAGACGAATTTGAAAATGGCCTGCTGGTGCTTGGAGGAGAAAAACCTTCGGACCTGATAGGCATCATGGAGGAAATGATCGAATCAGTCGACAAAGTACTGATGGGAGGAGTACCTGGAGAACTAGCACTGATGATACAGGGCCACGAACTCGGAGAAAAAGCAGAATGGATTCAAGAACACGGCTTCGACTCCAAAAAAGACGAACTCAAGGAAATGCTCGAAAACTACAACGAAAAAATAATCCTGCCAGAAGACGTCACAACAGAATCAGGAAACTACAAAGTAGGAGAAGTACCAGACGAAATGACCTGGGACATCGGCCCAGAAACAGCAGAAAACTTCGCAGAAGAAATCAGAAATGCAGAATCTGTGGTAATGAAAGGCCCTATGGGCGCATTCGAAGAACATCCGGAAGGAACCAGAAAAGTAGTAGAGGCAATGGCAAAATCGGAGGCCTATACGGTGCTTGGAGGAGGCCACACTTCCTCACTAGTCCAGAGATTTGGATACGAGCTTGAAGATTTCTCACATGTATCAATTGCTGGAGGAGCTTTCGTAAGATATCTGAGTGGCGAGAAACTAGCTGCCGTAGAGGCCCTGAAATAG
- a CDS encoding succinylglutamate desuccinylase/aspartoacylase domain-containing protein produces the protein MKVVKKGEGQPEYTVLGSIHGDEPAGKKAIEKFLSEEREFKKPVQFIIGNEKALEADERYLEADLNRSFPGDSSSELHEEKLASKILEKVKGTELLDIHTTRSYPVPFATCSTLEEEKVLDLVRSTGVKEAAYFSKDQGNITEHVDGVVVETGYQKTEQAAENALGVIKNFLICQEAIEGKGRRCNPEFFEVTDRVDGDWNFKAENFKKVEEGEAYAEKKGAELEATEEFYPVLMSTNGYNGTLGYRAQKKEI, from the coding sequence ATGAAAGTAGTGAAGAAAGGAGAAGGACAACCAGAATATACTGTCCTAGGATCAATACACGGTGACGAGCCCGCAGGAAAGAAAGCTATCGAAAAATTTCTCTCAGAAGAAAGAGAGTTCAAAAAACCGGTACAGTTCATAATAGGGAATGAAAAAGCGCTTGAAGCGGATGAAAGATATCTTGAGGCCGATTTAAACAGATCTTTTCCTGGAGACAGCAGCTCAGAACTTCACGAGGAAAAGCTGGCCTCTAAAATTCTCGAAAAAGTAAAAGGCACCGAGCTACTAGATATACACACTACAAGATCCTATCCTGTGCCTTTCGCAACATGTTCTACTCTAGAAGAAGAGAAGGTTCTTGATCTGGTTAGATCTACGGGAGTCAAGGAGGCCGCATACTTCTCGAAGGATCAAGGAAATATTACAGAGCATGTGGATGGTGTTGTGGTTGAAACAGGATACCAGAAAACAGAACAGGCCGCAGAAAATGCCCTAGGAGTAATCAAAAACTTTCTGATCTGCCAGGAAGCAATAGAAGGAAAGGGCCGCAGATGCAACCCTGAATTCTTCGAAGTAACTGATAGAGTTGATGGAGACTGGAACTTCAAAGCCGAGAACTTCAAGAAGGTAGAGGAAGGCGAGGCCTACGCTGAAAAGAAAGGTGCAGAACTGGAGGCCACAGAAGAGTTCTACCCGGTACTCATGTCAACAAACGGGTATAATGGCACACTAGGATACAGAGCCCAGAAGAAAGAAATTTAA
- a CDS encoding GNAT family N-acetyltransferase has product MDVFGNLEIEVHQNPEEFLDGNPEAEEQLVNVAQNAFSKEGVPTDDDARAHLRVPTLVTAKDEDDNYVAFSGLSRMDDTVYEVGLAVDQSLQGKCVGSTLLSKGVMEEAEGDEIFGYRTQNPNMYACADNCFEVYPQPEDHEEMMEEVQALGEAIDDEKEMEGPVMKEAYADIYDGGMYSEVPENSDFQEFMYGEEGLNMSFENGDALVVAGEVSESEAAHSLARAARKSDYEFTERGERIA; this is encoded by the coding sequence GTGGACGTTTTTGGAAACCTTGAGATAGAGGTACATCAAAACCCGGAAGAATTTCTAGACGGCAACCCTGAAGCCGAAGAACAACTTGTAAACGTAGCACAAAACGCATTCTCCAAGGAAGGCGTGCCGACAGACGACGACGCCCGCGCACACCTAAGAGTGCCGACCCTGGTCACAGCAAAGGACGAAGACGACAACTACGTAGCATTCTCCGGCCTATCCAGAATGGATGACACAGTATACGAGGTAGGTCTCGCAGTAGACCAAAGTCTACAGGGCAAATGCGTTGGTAGCACGTTGCTCAGTAAAGGAGTGATGGAGGAGGCCGAAGGCGATGAAATATTCGGCTACAGAACTCAGAACCCGAACATGTACGCCTGCGCAGACAACTGCTTCGAAGTATACCCACAGCCAGAGGATCATGAAGAGATGATGGAAGAAGTACAGGCCCTGGGAGAAGCAATAGACGACGAAAAAGAGATGGAAGGCCCAGTCATGAAAGAAGCTTACGCAGATATCTACGATGGGGGCATGTACTCTGAAGTACCGGAAAACAGTGACTTCCAGGAATTTATGTATGGAGAAGAAGGCCTCAACATGTCATTCGAAAACGGAGATGCACTCGTAGTAGCAGGAGAAGTATCGGAATCAGAGGCCGCACACAGCCTCGCAAGAGCAGCAAGAAAATCCGACTACGAATTCACAGAAAGAGGTGAGAGAATCGCATGA